From a single Candidatus Poribacteria bacterium genomic region:
- a CDS encoding glycosyltransferase family 39 protein, giving the protein MNFGGIRLNSEFTLVKIVLFCILIASGVLVLRNLGHSGITYWDEGFHAVVARNLTKHPLKFTLYDQPWLPYDYKGWGENHIWLHKPPVAMWTIWLSHLIFGINTFALRLPSAISLVVTTWLTYRIASDLFDKRAGLIAAFLQAFNPFLFESVHGYRYSDHIDIALLLWVQVSCWFLLRAIRTGKRKNYILSGVAMGIAYLSKSYLALITFGIALAIWCVKRGKHIYHERRVSDNDGQSEATDAKIRIRLSDIGLQLLAAIATVAPWVIYCLIYYRKEFLWEHKRVLDHLNTDVESWGTSWDRPLFDYMPLFYPVFYAVLVAAVLCLIVVMFKRWQLAELFVLAWGIGVIVPHTLAQTKTPSATMIAVPPLLMCLAAVISRAWQRRDWIYTAIWMAGMLAITIISGGRTRVKSRDQFDGLKEIAPFIQTNFWIVEQLIAFGVLLAIFAGMYMLVRHRSVQRWIWLGLRTVALIIALFYAGRYVHAAYRVTERNSQVPLYEASGPRLQREMPENACFFLDDERVGAHFDLMYYADRSTYQIYNKHMKAPRDFKSQAGIARKAGAIPYLFSVKETVYDYPLFIESEVDIGNGKIQWYRVFEITETD; this is encoded by the coding sequence ATGAATTTTGGAGGAATCCGCTTAAACAGCGAATTTACACTCGTAAAAATTGTCCTATTCTGTATTCTAATCGCCTCCGGTGTTTTGGTGCTACGGAACCTTGGACACAGTGGCATTACCTATTGGGACGAAGGGTTCCACGCCGTCGTTGCCCGGAATTTGACGAAGCATCCGCTCAAATTCACGCTCTACGATCAACCGTGGCTCCCTTACGACTACAAAGGGTGGGGTGAGAACCACATCTGGCTACATAAACCCCCTGTGGCGATGTGGACGATCTGGCTCTCACACCTTATTTTTGGCATCAATACGTTCGCACTCCGGTTGCCGTCGGCAATCAGTTTAGTTGTGACAACATGGTTGACATATCGGATCGCATCGGATCTCTTTGACAAACGGGCAGGACTCATTGCGGCATTTCTTCAAGCGTTTAACCCGTTTCTCTTTGAGTCCGTTCACGGCTATCGCTATTCGGATCATATTGACATTGCTTTATTGCTCTGGGTACAGGTTTCGTGTTGGTTCCTGCTCCGCGCCATTCGGACGGGAAAACGGAAAAATTACATCTTATCCGGCGTTGCGATGGGGATTGCGTATCTGTCGAAAAGTTATCTCGCACTCATCACCTTTGGTATCGCGCTTGCCATTTGGTGTGTTAAGCGGGGCAAACACATCTATCACGAGAGACGGGTATCGGATAACGATGGGCAAAGCGAGGCAACGGACGCAAAGATTCGTATTCGTCTCAGCGACATTGGATTACAACTTTTAGCCGCTATTGCGACAGTAGCACCGTGGGTCATCTATTGCCTGATTTACTATCGCAAGGAATTTCTTTGGGAACACAAACGCGTGCTTGATCACCTCAACACTGATGTCGAGAGTTGGGGGACAAGTTGGGATCGACCACTGTTTGATTATATGCCGCTGTTTTATCCGGTCTTCTATGCCGTCCTCGTTGCGGCGGTGTTGTGTCTAATCGTGGTCATGTTCAAACGTTGGCAGTTAGCGGAACTTTTTGTGTTAGCGTGGGGTATCGGTGTGATTGTTCCGCACACGCTTGCACAGACGAAAACGCCATCGGCAACAATGATTGCTGTGCCACCACTACTAATGTGTCTCGCAGCGGTCATCAGTCGGGCGTGGCAACGGCGGGACTGGATTTATACCGCTATTTGGATGGCGGGGATGCTCGCGATTACTATTATTTCTGGCGGACGCACCCGCGTTAAGAGTCGGGACCAGTTCGATGGACTCAAGGAGATTGCCCCGTTTATCCAGACGAATTTCTGGATTGTTGAGCAGTTGATCGCGTTCGGAGTATTACTCGCGATTTTCGCGGGTATGTATATGCTGGTTCGCCATCGCAGTGTGCAAAGATGGATATGGCTTGGACTCCGCACGGTGGCACTGATAATTGCGTTATTCTATGCTGGGCGCTATGTGCACGCCGCTTACAGGGTTACAGAACGGAATAGCCAAGTCCCCTTGTATGAAGCAAGTGGACCACGTCTCCAGCGTGAAATGCCAGAGAACGCTTGTTTCTTTCTTGACGATGAACGCGTCGGCGCGCATTTCGATTTGATGTATTACGCTGACCGATCAACGTATCAGATTTACAATAAACACATGAAGGCACCTCGCGATTTCAAAAGCCAAGCCGGGATAGCACGTAAAGCAGGGGCAATTCCTTATCTTTTCTCTGTCAAAGAGACGGTTTACGATTATCCGCTGTTCATTGAAAGTGAGGTGGACATCGGGAATGGAAAAATACAATGGTATCGAGTTTTTGAGATTACGGAGACCGACTAA